The following proteins are co-located in the Bacillus pumilus genome:
- the recJ gene encoding single-stranded-DNA-specific exonuclease RecJ translates to MLLSKMRWEYEHPSEEKVKSLSENLNISALTASLLVKRGLEEVEEARSFLFDQKAEFHDPFLLKGMKEAVERINKAIEEQESIVIFGDYDADGVTSTSVLLHTLKERSAKVDFYIPDRFKEGYGPNEQAFRYIKEQGASLVITVDTGIAAVNEARIAKEIGLDLIITDHHEPSDELPDALAIVHPKQPGCEYPFKELAGVGVAFKVAHALLDKLPVHLLDLAAIGTIADLVPLHDENRWLAKKGLVQLRQSNRPGLKALMKEAGATLEEANEETVGFQIAPRLNAVGRIEQADPAVHLLMTEDMEEAEELARFVQELNKERQKIVSTITEEAIQMVEESGGDQSAIVVAKAGWNPGVVGIVASKLTDTFSRPAIVLGIDEDTQMAKGSARSIPGFDLFFHLSKCRDILPHFGGHPMAAGMTLRADDVPLLRERLNQYANETLTEEDFIPIQRVDAVCKVDEITVQAIEEVGMLSPFGMHNPKPFIMIEDAKLEDIRTIGANHHHIKMSLKDEDKLLDCVGFHQGKLKEELVPGSRISVIGEMSINEWNNRKKPQLMLKDARVDEWQLFDLRGKKDWEKKVSTLDPEKYLVFCFDEETKHEVNIPVHHVHAENVSTFDVQDKYVVFADVPADEHLLKLLLENQKPARIYTVFQRKEDHFMSSFPSRDQFKWFYGFLLKRGNFPLKEQGMELAKHRGWTKDTIIFMTKVFFELGFVKIENGVLSIVVDAPKKDLTASASYTAKQRLMELDQTLTYSSAKELKEWLNSMMSEVSPVL, encoded by the coding sequence ATGTTATTATCCAAAATGCGCTGGGAATATGAACATCCAAGCGAAGAAAAAGTGAAATCACTCTCTGAAAATCTGAATATTTCAGCGCTGACTGCATCGCTTCTTGTAAAAAGAGGACTCGAAGAAGTAGAAGAAGCGAGGTCTTTTTTATTTGATCAAAAAGCCGAATTTCATGATCCATTCCTATTAAAAGGAATGAAAGAAGCAGTAGAGCGCATCAACAAAGCGATCGAAGAGCAGGAATCGATTGTGATCTTCGGAGACTATGATGCGGATGGTGTGACAAGTACGTCTGTGCTTTTACATACATTAAAAGAGCGATCTGCAAAGGTAGATTTTTATATTCCAGATCGATTTAAAGAAGGCTATGGGCCTAACGAACAGGCTTTTCGATATATCAAAGAGCAAGGAGCATCGCTTGTCATCACGGTCGATACAGGCATTGCTGCTGTGAATGAAGCACGTATTGCAAAAGAAATAGGATTAGACCTGATCATCACAGATCACCATGAACCAAGTGATGAGCTGCCTGATGCGCTTGCGATCGTACACCCTAAACAGCCGGGCTGTGAGTATCCATTTAAAGAACTCGCCGGTGTCGGTGTTGCGTTTAAAGTGGCGCATGCACTCCTTGATAAGCTGCCAGTTCATCTATTAGATCTTGCTGCGATTGGGACAATTGCCGATCTTGTCCCGCTGCATGATGAAAATAGATGGCTCGCAAAAAAGGGACTCGTGCAGCTTCGCCAGTCTAACAGACCGGGGCTAAAAGCGTTAATGAAAGAAGCTGGAGCCACTCTCGAAGAAGCAAACGAGGAAACGGTCGGCTTTCAAATTGCTCCAAGGCTGAATGCTGTAGGGCGAATTGAGCAGGCAGATCCGGCTGTTCATCTTCTGATGACAGAGGATATGGAGGAAGCAGAAGAGCTCGCTCGTTTTGTACAAGAACTCAACAAAGAACGGCAGAAAATTGTGAGTACGATCACGGAAGAAGCCATTCAAATGGTCGAAGAATCAGGCGGTGACCAGTCTGCCATCGTCGTAGCCAAAGCTGGCTGGAATCCAGGGGTTGTCGGCATTGTTGCCTCAAAATTGACGGATACATTTTCTCGTCCGGCGATTGTGCTTGGGATAGATGAAGACACGCAAATGGCAAAAGGATCAGCGCGGAGTATTCCAGGCTTTGATCTCTTTTTCCATTTGAGCAAATGCCGCGATATCCTGCCGCATTTCGGCGGGCACCCTATGGCAGCAGGTATGACACTTCGAGCGGATGATGTTCCTTTACTGAGGGAAAGATTGAATCAATATGCAAATGAAACGTTGACAGAAGAAGATTTTATTCCGATTCAGCGGGTCGATGCAGTGTGCAAAGTAGACGAAATTACGGTTCAAGCAATTGAAGAAGTGGGGATGCTGTCACCATTTGGCATGCACAATCCAAAGCCGTTCATTATGATTGAGGATGCCAAGCTTGAAGACATCCGAACGATTGGGGCAAATCATCATCACATTAAAATGTCTCTGAAAGACGAAGACAAGCTGCTTGACTGTGTCGGTTTTCACCAAGGTAAATTAAAAGAAGAGCTCGTCCCTGGAAGCCGAATTTCCGTGATTGGCGAAATGTCAATTAATGAATGGAATAACCGGAAGAAACCTCAGCTCATGCTAAAAGATGCCCGAGTAGATGAATGGCAGCTGTTTGATTTACGCGGGAAAAAGGATTGGGAAAAGAAAGTTTCGACGCTTGATCCAGAAAAATATCTTGTTTTCTGTTTTGATGAAGAAACTAAACATGAAGTCAATATCCCGGTTCATCATGTACATGCAGAAAATGTTTCAACGTTTGATGTGCAAGACAAGTATGTGGTCTTTGCGGATGTTCCCGCAGATGAGCACTTGCTTAAGCTGCTTTTAGAAAATCAAAAGCCAGCCAGAATTTATACGGTCTTTCAAAGAAAAGAAGATCACTTTATGTCTTCTTTCCCTAGTCGTGACCAATTCAAATGGTTTTATGGGTTCTTGTTAAAACGGGGAAATTTTCCTCTCAAAGAACAAGGGATGGAGCTTGCCAAGCATAGAGGTTGGACAAAAGATACAATCATTTTTATGACAAAGGTGTTTTTTGAACTCGGTTTTGTTAAAATAGAGAATGGTGTGCTGTCAATAGTAGTTGATGCCCCGAAAAAAGATTTAACCGCATCAGCGTCCTATACAGCAAAACAACGATTGATGGAACTCGATCAAACACTAACATATTCCTCAGCCAAAGAGCTGAAGGAATGGCTGAACAGCATGATGAGCGAAGTCTCACCGGTGCTTTGA
- a CDS encoding LapA family protein, whose amino-acid sequence MNKQQWTIIFAFIFVLIVSVFAVINVRPVQVDYLFGTAEWPLILVIIGSVLMGGLIVAFAGIFQIVKLKRELKTLKAERVAVTPAPSVSTKKADKDVQKKSNVTPLNEQPASFDRKEK is encoded by the coding sequence ATGAATAAACAACAATGGACCATCATATTCGCATTTATTTTCGTATTAATTGTCTCAGTATTTGCCGTGATCAATGTGCGGCCTGTGCAAGTAGACTACTTATTTGGAACCGCTGAATGGCCACTGATCCTTGTCATTATTGGTTCTGTTCTAATGGGCGGACTCATTGTGGCGTTTGCGGGTATTTTCCAAATTGTGAAACTGAAACGTGAACTAAAAACATTAAAAGCTGAGCGTGTAGCCGTTACGCCTGCACCTAGTGTTTCTACTAAAAAGGCAGACAAAGACGTTCAAAAGAAATCGAATGTCACGCCTTTAAACGAACAGCCAGCGTCCTTTGATCGGAAGGAAAAATAA
- a CDS encoding adenine phosphoribosyltransferase: MDLKQYVTVVPDYPKEGVQFKDITTLMDKGEVYRYATDQIVEYAKERDIDLIVGPEARGFIIGCPVAYALGIGFAPVRKEGKLPREVIKVDYGLEYGKDVLTIHKDAIRPGQRVLITDDLLATGGTIEASIKLVEELGGVVAGIAFLIELTYLDGRKKLDGYDILTLMQY, from the coding sequence ATGGATTTAAAACAATATGTGACAGTTGTACCTGACTACCCAAAGGAAGGTGTACAATTTAAAGATATTACTACATTAATGGATAAAGGCGAAGTGTACCGTTATGCAACGGATCAAATTGTTGAATACGCAAAGGAAAGAGACATTGATCTTATTGTTGGACCTGAAGCGCGTGGGTTCATTATTGGCTGCCCTGTAGCATACGCGCTTGGTATAGGATTTGCACCCGTTCGTAAAGAAGGGAAGCTTCCTCGTGAAGTCATTAAAGTCGATTACGGCTTAGAATACGGTAAAGATGTATTAACGATTCATAAAGATGCGATTCGTCCAGGTCAACGTGTACTGATTACAGATGACTTACTTGCGACTGGTGGAACAATTGAAGCGTCCATCAAGCTTGTAGAGGAATTAGGCGGCGTTGTGGCAGGGATTGCATTCTTAATTGAGCTGACGTATCTTGATGGCAGAAAGAAGCTTGATGGTTACGATATCTTAACGTTAATGCAATACTAA
- a CDS encoding RelA/SpoT family protein, translated as MANEQVLTAQQVIDKAREYLSAEHIQFIERAYEYAENAHKEQYRKSGEPYIIHPIQVAGILVDLEMDPSTIAGGFLHDVVEDTDVTLQDLQEYFNEEVAMLVDGVTKLGKIKYKSQEEQQAENHRKMFVAMAQDIRVILIKLADRLHNMRTLKHLPQEKQRRISNETLEIFAPLAHRLGISKIKWELEDTALRYLNPQQYYRIVNLMKRKRAEREEYLDEVVNEVKDRVSEVNIKAEFSGRPKHIYSIYRKMVMQNKQFNEIYDLLAVRILVDSIKDCYAVLGIIHTCWKPMPGRFKDYIAMPKPNMYQSLHTTVIGPKGDPLEVQIRTFEMHEIAEYGIAAHWAYKEGKASAESTEEAVFQKKLSWFREILEFQNESTDAEEFMESLKIDLFSDMVFVFTPKGDVIELPSGSVPIDFSYRIHSEIGNKTIGAKVNGKMVTLDHKLKTGDIIEILTSKHSYGPSQDWVKLAQTSQAKHKIRQFFKKQRREENVEKGRELIEKEIKNLEFDVKEILTAENLQKVADKFNFSNEEDMYAAVGYNGITALQVANRLTEKERKQRDQEEQEKTVQEVTVESKPYHGKKREAGVRVKGIDNLLVRLSKCCNPVPGDSIVGFITKGRGVSVHREDCPNVKTGEAQERLIPVEWEHEQPARNRKEYNVEIEILGYDRRGLLNEVLQAVNETKTNISSVSGKSDRNKVATIHMAIFIQNINHLHKVVERIKQIKDIYSVRRFMN; from the coding sequence ATGGCGAACGAACAAGTTTTAACGGCGCAGCAGGTCATTGACAAGGCAAGAGAATACCTGTCCGCTGAACATATTCAATTTATAGAGCGAGCATATGAATATGCTGAGAATGCACATAAGGAGCAATACCGGAAATCTGGTGAGCCCTATATTATCCATCCAATTCAAGTGGCGGGAATTCTTGTGGACCTTGAAATGGACCCATCGACCATTGCGGGCGGCTTCCTGCACGATGTCGTCGAGGATACAGATGTGACATTACAGGATTTACAAGAGTACTTTAACGAAGAAGTGGCGATGCTTGTTGATGGTGTGACAAAGCTCGGGAAGATTAAATATAAATCACAAGAAGAACAGCAGGCCGAAAACCACCGGAAAATGTTTGTTGCAATGGCACAGGATATTCGCGTGATCTTAATTAAGCTGGCAGACCGTCTTCACAATATGAGAACGCTCAAACACCTTCCACAAGAAAAGCAGCGAAGAATTTCAAATGAAACACTTGAAATCTTTGCACCGCTTGCGCACAGATTAGGGATTTCAAAGATTAAGTGGGAGCTTGAAGATACAGCACTCCGCTATTTAAATCCGCAGCAATATTACCGGATTGTGAATCTCATGAAGCGCAAAAGAGCTGAACGTGAGGAATACTTGGACGAGGTTGTCAATGAAGTAAAAGACCGCGTGTCTGAGGTCAACATCAAGGCTGAATTTTCCGGTAGACCAAAACATATCTATAGCATCTATCGCAAAATGGTCATGCAAAATAAGCAGTTTAATGAAATTTATGATTTGCTGGCAGTTCGTATTTTGGTCGACAGTATCAAAGACTGCTATGCAGTTCTCGGTATTATTCATACATGCTGGAAGCCGATGCCAGGGAGATTTAAGGACTATATTGCGATGCCAAAGCCGAACATGTACCAATCCCTTCATACAACCGTGATTGGTCCAAAAGGTGATCCGCTTGAAGTCCAGATCCGTACATTTGAAATGCATGAAATTGCAGAATACGGGATTGCGGCACACTGGGCATACAAAGAAGGAAAAGCGTCAGCAGAATCAACGGAAGAAGCCGTATTCCAAAAGAAGCTGTCTTGGTTTAGAGAAATTCTTGAGTTCCAAAATGAATCCACAGATGCAGAAGAATTTATGGAATCGTTAAAGATCGATCTCTTTTCTGATATGGTGTTTGTCTTTACACCGAAAGGAGACGTGATTGAACTGCCGTCTGGTTCAGTTCCAATTGACTTCTCTTACCGGATTCACTCGGAAATTGGGAATAAAACGATCGGCGCCAAGGTCAATGGCAAGATGGTCACGCTTGATCATAAACTGAAAACAGGTGACATTATTGAAATTCTGACATCAAAGCATAGCTATGGACCAAGTCAGGATTGGGTTAAACTTGCCCAAACCTCCCAAGCGAAGCACAAGATCAGACAGTTTTTCAAAAAACAGCGCCGTGAAGAAAATGTCGAAAAAGGCCGAGAACTCATTGAAAAAGAAATCAAAAACCTTGAGTTTGATGTCAAAGAGATTCTCACAGCTGAAAACCTGCAAAAAGTAGCCGATAAATTTAATTTTTCAAACGAAGAGGACATGTATGCGGCCGTTGGATATAACGGAATTACTGCACTCCAGGTAGCGAATCGTTTAACAGAAAAAGAAAGAAAACAAAGAGATCAGGAAGAACAAGAGAAAACGGTCCAAGAAGTGACGGTGGAATCAAAGCCGTATCACGGGAAAAAACGTGAAGCCGGCGTAAGGGTCAAAGGGATTGATAACCTGCTTGTTCGTTTATCGAAGTGCTGTAATCCTGTTCCGGGTGATAGCATTGTTGGTTTTATAACAAAAGGCCGAGGTGTATCTGTTCACCGGGAGGACTGTCCGAACGTGAAGACAGGGGAAGCACAGGAACGGTTAATTCCGGTAGAGTGGGAGCATGAACAGCCTGCTCGAAACCGTAAAGAATACAATGTGGAAATCGAGATATTAGGCTATGACAGGCGCGGCTTACTCAATGAGGTGCTTCAAGCAGTCAATGAGACGAAAACAAACATTTCCTCTGTTTCTGGAAAGTCTGATCGTAACAAAGTGGCGACGATCCATATGGCGATCTTTATCCAAAATATCAATCATTTGCATAAAGTAGTGGAACGTATCAAACAAATCAAAGACATTTACTCTGTTCGCCGATTTATGAATTAG
- a CDS encoding cation:proton antiporter regulatory subunit, whose translation MKVRETELPGIGHKAEMITRNNEKLAIITHDDGRREMYHFQENDHEECISGILLNDEEARQIAAILGGMVYKPKALETVEVAIDELMIEWFKIEKNAPAAQQTIGDLNVRQNDQVTVIAIVRKSHEKILNPGPDTVIEEGDTLVISGERKELKNLIKEKLSS comes from the coding sequence ATGAAGGTTCGGGAAACTGAACTGCCAGGTATCGGTCACAAAGCCGAAATGATCACAAGAAATAATGAGAAGCTTGCCATCATTACACATGATGACGGCAGAAGAGAAATGTATCATTTTCAAGAGAACGACCATGAAGAGTGTATTTCTGGCATCTTGCTAAACGATGAAGAAGCAAGACAAATCGCGGCTATTTTGGGCGGCATGGTATATAAGCCAAAAGCGCTTGAAACAGTTGAGGTAGCAATTGATGAATTGATGATTGAATGGTTTAAGATTGAAAAGAACGCACCAGCTGCTCAGCAGACAATCGGAGACCTCAATGTTCGCCAAAATGATCAAGTAACAGTCATCGCCATTGTGAGAAAATCACATGAGAAGATTTTAAATCCAGGGCCAGATACGGTCATTGAAGAAGGGGATACCCTTGTTATATCTGGGGAAAGAAAAGAATTAAAAAACCTCATTAAAGAAAAACTCAGCAGCTAA
- a CDS encoding post-transcriptional regulator → MTQHPAAIYKDHLKPFLFSKLEEFIVLGYKDVDLEELWSYLENKKWKKKQEYPIHEMVADILSVKIGEFMNYATVQSFKTSAFLDSEDGKNMLDELLK, encoded by the coding sequence TTGACACAGCATCCAGCTGCTATATACAAAGACCATTTAAAGCCTTTTCTGTTCAGTAAGCTTGAAGAATTCATCGTTTTGGGCTATAAAGATGTAGATTTAGAGGAATTATGGTCATACTTAGAGAATAAGAAGTGGAAGAAAAAACAAGAGTATCCGATTCATGAAATGGTTGCAGATATTTTATCTGTGAAAATTGGCGAATTTATGAACTATGCAACCGTTCAGTCGTTTAAAACGTCTGCTTTTTTGGACAGTGAAGATGGTAAGAATATGCTAGATGAACTGTTGAAATAA
- the secDF gene encoding protein translocase subunit SecDF, with the protein MKKGRILAFFLVVLLIGTGVGLLTKPVAKDMTLGLDLQGGFEVLYDVHPVKKEDKITNGVLVSTVEALNRRANVLGVSEPNISIEGNNRIRVQLAGVKDQNRAREILSTEAQLSFRDTNDKELLNGSDLVENGAKQTFNQTNEPIVTVKLKDAKKFGDVTRKVAAMAPNNQLVIWLDYHKGDSFKKEVSKSNHKYVSAPNVNQEINSSDVQIEGNFTVQEAKDLASILNAGALPVKLTEKYSTSVSAQFGEQALNETVFAGIVGIAFIFLFMLLYYRLPGLIAVITLSAYIYITLQVFDWMGAVMTLPGIAALILGVGMAVDANIITYERIKEELKLGKSVRSAFRSGNRRSFATIFDANLTSIIAGGVLFFFGTSSVKGFATMLILSILTSFITAVFLSRFLLGLLVESRYLDRKKGWFGVRKKDIMNIHETTENTEPKTPYDKWDFVSKRKGFMIFSAAITIAGIIVLSIFKLNAGIDFASGTRIDIQSDHKLSTEQVEQDFKKLDLETDSVVLSGQKENQAAVRFVGVPNKEKIAEVKDYFKDKYGTEPNVSTVSPTVGKELARNALYAIVIASIGIILYVSVRFEYKMAIATIISLLYDAFFIVAFFSITRLEVDVTFIAAILTVIGYSINDTIVTFDRVREQMKKRKPKTIEDLSYIVNLSLQQTFTRSINTVLTVFVVVVALLIFGSASITNFSIALLVGLLTGVYSSLYIAAQIWLIWKGRELKKPAKIDTEQDI; encoded by the coding sequence ATGAAAAAAGGGCGCATTCTTGCGTTTTTCTTAGTGGTTCTGTTAATCGGAACTGGTGTGGGCTTATTGACAAAGCCTGTTGCGAAAGATATGACGCTAGGGCTGGATTTGCAGGGTGGATTTGAAGTTCTGTATGATGTACACCCAGTGAAAAAAGAGGACAAGATCACAAATGGTGTTCTCGTCAGTACGGTGGAGGCTTTAAACCGAAGAGCCAACGTGCTTGGTGTAAGTGAGCCGAACATCTCGATTGAAGGCAACAACCGTATCCGCGTGCAGCTTGCGGGGGTAAAAGATCAAAACAGAGCAAGGGAGATTCTTTCAACTGAAGCACAGCTTTCCTTCAGAGATACGAATGATAAAGAGCTCCTGAACGGATCTGATCTTGTCGAAAATGGTGCAAAACAAACATTCAATCAAACGAATGAGCCGATTGTCACTGTCAAACTAAAGGACGCGAAAAAATTTGGTGACGTGACAAGAAAAGTAGCGGCCATGGCACCGAATAACCAGCTTGTCATTTGGCTTGATTACCATAAAGGAGATTCCTTCAAAAAAGAAGTCTCAAAATCAAACCACAAGTATGTGTCTGCACCGAATGTCAATCAAGAGATTAACAGCAGTGACGTACAAATTGAAGGAAATTTTACTGTCCAAGAGGCAAAAGATCTTGCAAGTATTTTAAATGCCGGGGCATTGCCAGTAAAATTAACTGAAAAATATTCAACATCTGTGAGTGCACAGTTTGGTGAACAAGCGCTGAACGAAACAGTATTCGCAGGAATTGTAGGAATCGCATTTATCTTCTTATTCATGCTGCTTTATTACCGATTACCTGGTCTTATTGCTGTCATTACACTTTCAGCTTATATCTATATTACGTTGCAAGTGTTCGACTGGATGGGCGCGGTTATGACACTGCCTGGAATTGCAGCACTGATTCTTGGTGTAGGGATGGCTGTCGATGCCAATATTATCACTTATGAGCGGATCAAAGAGGAGCTCAAGCTCGGTAAATCTGTCCGTTCTGCTTTCAGGTCAGGGAACCGCAGATCATTTGCGACCATCTTTGATGCAAACTTAACAAGTATTATTGCCGGCGGGGTTCTGTTCTTCTTCGGGACAAGCTCTGTAAAAGGATTTGCAACGATGCTGATCCTATCGATTTTAACAAGTTTTATCACGGCTGTATTCCTATCAAGATTCCTTCTTGGCCTTCTTGTTGAAAGCCGCTATCTTGACCGCAAAAAAGGCTGGTTTGGTGTTCGCAAAAAAGACATCATGAATATTCACGAAACAACAGAAAATACCGAACCGAAAACGCCATATGATAAATGGGATTTCGTCAGCAAACGAAAAGGCTTTATGATTTTCTCAGCAGCTATCACCATTGCTGGAATCATTGTGCTTTCTATCTTCAAGCTGAATGCGGGTATCGATTTTGCAAGTGGAACAAGAATTGATATCCAAAGCGATCACAAGCTGTCAACTGAGCAAGTGGAGCAAGACTTCAAAAAGCTAGATCTTGAGACAGACAGTGTTGTGTTATCGGGTCAAAAAGAAAATCAGGCAGCAGTTCGATTTGTCGGTGTGCCAAATAAAGAAAAGATCGCTGAAGTGAAGGATTACTTCAAAGATAAATACGGAACTGAGCCTAACGTAAGTACAGTGTCTCCGACTGTCGGAAAAGAGCTTGCCCGTAATGCATTATACGCTATCGTTATTGCTTCAATCGGGATCATTTTATATGTATCTGTCCGTTTTGAATATAAAATGGCGATTGCAACAATCATCTCACTGCTATACGACGCATTCTTTATTGTAGCCTTCTTTAGTATTACGCGTTTAGAGGTGGATGTCACCTTCATTGCCGCGATACTCACGGTCATCGGGTACTCGATTAACGACACGATCGTCACCTTCGACAGGGTTCGTGAACAAATGAAGAAACGCAAACCGAAAACCATTGAAGATCTATCGTATATTGTGAACTTAAGCTTACAGCAAACCTTTACGCGATCCATCAACACAGTGCTGACCGTATTTGTTGTGGTTGTCGCACTGCTTATCTTTGGCTCAGCGTCTATTACAAACTTCTCCATCGCCTTACTTGTCGGCTTATTAACAGGGGTGTACTCATCTCTTTATATTGCCGCGCAAATTTGGCTTATCTGGAAAGGCCGTGAGCTGAAAAAGCCGGCTAAAATAGACACAGAACAAGATATTTAA